One Niabella beijingensis DNA window includes the following coding sequences:
- a CDS encoding SusC/RagA family TonB-linked outer membrane protein yields the protein MLDNFLRKGILIFIVMLSGFISNAQEEAVIRGIVYDKKGNRPLTDVSVMLVNANNLALKGNKTNEEGKFEIRSAPGAARIAFSSLGYETQEFTLSDKSFFTVYMAADSGAMDEVQVVATVQKKADLGFLSIDRRELSSAIASVDLSNAEKSPVTSVDQLLQGMAPGIQVVSASGDPGAAASIRIRGISSISGMNDPLWIVDGAEIIGNDYKVASITDFGFSPIGDLDPSDIASIDILKDASATALYGSRGANGVIVIQTKRGKKGKPKFQFNTKYTLTEVPRTIPMLSGDEQRIYYLEKTTGGIDNGTTLPELRGDLTRTDAWIFNNNTDWVDAITRKGFYQQYNSALSGGGDRLNYYWGLGYANQYGTTKGTGYDRFNTRFNLNYNVSDRLKITADLNYTNSLTDKRGQDHPITSTDINPMLFARQTPAYFPIYSKNGLNYFVDRNVGVSSHSRYNPLAIIDYSTYNTRANRFMASTSVDFKILKNLDFRSQVSTDFRESADEYFLPGYATDAIPNEVLYNAGMQTEGYQLMINNNNRLTWSAIRSGDHRLTFTGVLTYNLDRDNSTALEYYNGASPELKSADAAAIISSATGTYSTRKYLGMFVQGHYALKDRYFLTVTGKSEGDSRYGADNPYSVFPAIGAAWDLGRESFLKNAKWVTFIKPRFAFGVTGNLPNIDNLYDIAYGTGTGYLGETYTYPSKFASDNIREERTSEYNLGLDWSLFKDRLTGQLDFYSRTTNNLLLQERLSSTLGYASEYINFGTVRNSGWELGITGVILKGGDNKIRWKSFFNIATNKNKLLKLPALFDENAFSVSQWGFTSKLQEGDVIGGFYGYRALGVYSRDEDAVLRDAAGHVIYEADGITPKYMRFGSVTGIQLKGGDMIYEDVNGDGVINELDRVQIGDANPLFFGGWNNTFNYKNWILTVNLQYQTGNDIINATRLSMERMLYSHNQSRSILSRWRRQGDVTDMPRAQPDNEHNSAASTRWVEDGSYLRLKTVSLTYNAGKRFIQKLGLGIQQLGFFVTGYNLYTWTHYKGLDPEVPITGSVALFGIDNSATAPARQFTVGLNLSF from the coding sequence ATGCTTGATAACTTTTTAAGAAAAGGGATACTGATCTTTATCGTGATGCTCTCCGGCTTTATTTCGAATGCCCAGGAAGAGGCCGTTATAAGAGGCATCGTGTATGATAAAAAAGGCAACCGGCCACTTACAGATGTATCTGTAATGCTGGTGAATGCCAATAATCTTGCCCTGAAGGGAAATAAGACCAATGAAGAAGGCAAGTTTGAGATCCGCAGTGCCCCCGGCGCAGCAAGGATCGCCTTTTCCAGTCTCGGATATGAAACGCAGGAATTTACACTTTCTGATAAATCCTTTTTTACCGTATACATGGCCGCCGACAGCGGTGCTATGGATGAGGTGCAGGTGGTGGCAACGGTACAGAAGAAAGCCGACCTGGGCTTTTTATCGATAGACCGGCGTGAACTGTCCAGCGCTATTGCTTCCGTGGATTTAAGTAATGCGGAGAAAAGCCCGGTCACCAGTGTGGATCAACTGTTGCAGGGTATGGCTCCCGGTATACAGGTGGTTTCAGCAAGCGGCGACCCCGGCGCTGCCGCCAGCATCCGGATACGGGGGATCTCCAGCATTTCGGGGATGAATGATCCGTTATGGATCGTTGATGGTGCGGAAATTATCGGCAATGATTATAAGGTGGCGAGTATCACGGATTTTGGATTCAGCCCTATTGGAGATCTGGATCCTTCAGATATCGCATCTATCGATATCCTCAAAGATGCCTCGGCAACCGCTTTATATGGTTCACGCGGAGCCAACGGAGTGATCGTCATTCAGACGAAAAGAGGCAAGAAGGGAAAACCAAAATTTCAATTCAATACCAAATATACCCTGACCGAGGTGCCTCGCACGATCCCGATGTTATCCGGCGACGAACAACGGATCTATTATCTGGAGAAGACAACCGGCGGTATCGATAACGGAACCACCCTGCCTGAACTAAGAGGCGATCTTACCAGGACGGATGCATGGATCTTTAATAACAATACAGACTGGGTAGATGCCATTACAAGAAAAGGTTTTTATCAGCAGTATAACAGCGCCCTGAGCGGCGGGGGAGACCGGCTTAATTATTATTGGGGGCTGGGGTATGCCAATCAATACGGAACTACCAAGGGCACCGGTTATGACCGCTTCAATACCCGGTTCAACCTGAACTATAATGTGTCCGACCGGTTAAAGATCACAGCAGATCTGAACTATACCAATTCCCTTACGGATAAACGGGGACAGGACCATCCCATTACTTCAACAGATATCAACCCGATGCTTTTTGCACGGCAGACCCCTGCATATTTCCCGATTTATTCCAAAAACGGGTTGAACTATTTTGTGGACCGGAATGTGGGCGTTTCATCGCATTCCCGCTATAACCCGCTGGCCATTATCGATTATTCTACTTATAATACCCGGGCAAACCGGTTCATGGCCTCTACCTCCGTGGATTTTAAGATCCTCAAAAACCTGGACTTCAGGAGTCAGGTCTCCACTGATTTCAGGGAGTCTGCCGATGAATATTTTTTGCCGGGATATGCTACGGACGCCATTCCGAATGAAGTGCTGTACAATGCAGGTATGCAGACGGAAGGATACCAGCTGATGATCAATAATAACAACCGCCTGACCTGGTCGGCGATCCGCAGCGGTGATCACCGCCTGACCTTTACGGGGGTGCTTACCTACAATCTGGACCGTGATAATTCGACAGCGCTGGAATATTATAACGGGGCCTCTCCCGAGTTGAAGTCCGCAGATGCCGCGGCCATCATCTCAAGTGCCACGGGTACCTACAGCACCCGTAAATACCTGGGGATGTTTGTTCAGGGGCACTATGCACTAAAAGACCGCTATTTCCTGACGGTTACCGGAAAGTCGGAAGGAGATTCGAGATACGGTGCCGACAACCCCTATTCGGTATTTCCTGCTATCGGGGCAGCATGGGATCTCGGCCGGGAATCGTTTTTGAAAAATGCCAAATGGGTAACGTTTATTAAACCGCGTTTCGCTTTCGGTGTTACCGGCAACCTGCCTAATATCGACAATCTTTATGATATTGCGTACGGTACCGGAACGGGATACCTGGGAGAGACGTATACCTATCCCTCAAAATTTGCAAGCGACAATATCCGGGAGGAACGCACTTCGGAATATAACCTGGGGCTGGACTGGAGCCTTTTTAAAGACCGGCTGACCGGGCAGCTCGATTTTTATTCGCGCACTACCAATAATCTTTTATTGCAGGAGCGGTTGTCTTCGACATTGGGTTACGCCTCGGAATACATCAACTTCGGAACGGTCCGCAACTCCGGATGGGAGCTGGGGATCACCGGCGTGATCCTGAAGGGGGGCGACAACAAGATCCGGTGGAAATCGTTCTTCAATATTGCAACCAACAAAAATAAATTGCTGAAACTTCCTGCATTGTTTGATGAAAATGCATTCAGCGTCAGCCAGTGGGGATTCACCTCCAAACTCCAGGAAGGGGATGTGATCGGTGGCTTCTACGGATACCGTGCGCTGGGAGTGTATTCCAGGGATGAGGATGCTGTCTTGCGCGATGCTGCGGGTCATGTGATCTATGAAGCGGACGGGATCACTCCAAAATACATGCGGTTTGGATCGGTGACGGGTATCCAGCTGAAAGGGGGGGACATGATCTATGAAGATGTGAATGGCGATGGCGTCATCAATGAACTGGACCGTGTGCAGATCGGCGATGCCAATCCCCTGTTCTTTGGCGGCTGGAACAACACTTTTAATTATAAGAACTGGATCCTTACGGTTAACCTGCAGTACCAGACGGGTAATGATATTATCAACGCCACGCGGTTGTCGATGGAGCGGATGCTGTATTCACACAACCAGTCAAGATCCATCCTGTCGCGGTGGAGAAGACAGGGCGACGTAACGGATATGCCACGTGCACAGCCGGATAATGAACACAACAGCGCGGCATCCACCCGCTGGGTGGAGGATGGTTCCTACCTGCGCCTGAAGACAGTATCACTGACCTACAACGCCGGTAAGCGGTTCATCCAGAAACTGGGTTTGGGCATTCAGCAACTGGGATTTTTTGTAACGGGTTATAACCTTTATACCTGGACACATTATAAAGGGCTCGATCCCGAAGTACCCATTACAGGAAGTGTGGCCTTGTTTGGTATTGATAACAGCGCCACTGCTCCCGCGCGGCAGTTCACCGTGGGATTAAATCTTTCTTTTTAA
- a CDS encoding fasciclin domain-containing protein produces the protein MKMYKELLTLWCSWFLSGLLLVSCTKELNEYYNPKSALDKNIIEVLEADGRFSLFVSMIDKVKLRKTLGNSAIYTCLAPVDEQVQLYLSKLGYNTVDQVPEALLRKYVNYHFINGMYYEYDINKIYNAAASPISKSRAANFTTRTEGNTPGKHIQLFSSSFFNSQLSDYLSLYPSGKGEASFVAEGVVISEPDIDASNGVIHVLGAPLEVTLRADEALAADSETTIFSSWLEKHVQYVLGEKDEFGWVDTTLYKSYSVGRNLADEATVTTLLVPTNEAIRTYFEPYMGAIDNTLDSIPKPVMYSLIRAAIVDNIWYQSDLKRMNPDWRTLAGYTRMTADVPSLISGSVRASNSVIYKVNKLLLSPEMHSVMGGILLKYKKFSQWYWMVSNAGVNEGLYDILYYQHSPKTMLIQSDEVWGIPLAEDLNQTDLELKKQQCKAGIFNIDVRADGGFRRRFYPTGYGYVYYENGRFYDYTGHSVGLSSSVPEWEGANGAIYQIDGFLKPIDKISDTLTVYSVMKKQPDLSLFTTALDRSGIASQLQLTGFFSYTVLAPTNQAITTAGIDVAGMSTDAARTFVQSYVIPNRYVFTDGEFNGQIADKNNAMLQISGAWQTFTVRNGAGKTITPAVANIQGNNGVIHKVNSVF, from the coding sequence ATGAAAATGTATAAAGAACTGCTTACGCTCTGGTGCAGCTGGTTCCTGTCGGGTCTGCTGCTGGTTTCGTGCACAAAGGAGCTGAACGAGTATTATAATCCAAAGAGCGCGCTTGATAAGAACATCATTGAGGTGTTGGAAGCGGACGGACGTTTTTCGTTGTTCGTAAGTATGATCGATAAAGTGAAGCTGCGGAAAACCCTGGGCAATTCAGCGATCTATACCTGTCTGGCTCCGGTAGACGAACAGGTACAACTGTATCTTTCAAAACTGGGGTACAACACTGTTGACCAGGTCCCCGAAGCCCTGCTGAGAAAATATGTGAACTATCATTTTATAAACGGGATGTATTATGAGTATGATATCAACAAGATCTATAATGCCGCTGCATCGCCGATCAGTAAAAGCCGCGCAGCGAATTTTACAACACGGACGGAGGGGAATACACCGGGCAAGCACATCCAGCTTTTTTCATCGTCCTTTTTTAACAGCCAGCTGAGTGATTATTTAAGCCTTTATCCCTCCGGTAAAGGGGAGGCTTCATTTGTTGCAGAAGGCGTGGTGATCTCCGAACCGGATATTGATGCCAGCAATGGGGTGATTCATGTGCTGGGCGCACCACTGGAAGTGACCCTGCGGGCAGATGAAGCACTGGCCGCAGACAGTGAAACAACGATCTTCAGCTCCTGGCTGGAAAAGCATGTGCAATACGTATTGGGAGAGAAGGATGAGTTTGGCTGGGTGGATACCACTTTGTATAAATCCTATTCTGTAGGCCGCAACCTGGCGGACGAGGCGACGGTGACCACATTGCTGGTGCCCACCAATGAAGCCATCCGAACATATTTTGAACCGTATATGGGGGCGATCGATAACACGCTCGACTCCATTCCCAAGCCCGTGATGTATTCACTGATCCGGGCTGCGATCGTTGATAATATCTGGTACCAGAGTGATCTTAAACGTATGAACCCGGATTGGCGGACACTGGCGGGATATACACGTATGACGGCCGATGTTCCTTCCCTGATCTCCGGATCGGTCCGCGCCAGCAACAGCGTTATCTATAAAGTAAATAAGCTATTGCTGTCTCCTGAAATGCATAGTGTGATGGGAGGGATCCTTTTAAAATATAAGAAGTTCAGCCAATGGTACTGGATGGTTTCCAATGCCGGCGTGAACGAAGGATTGTACGATATACTCTATTACCAGCACAGTCCCAAAACGATGCTGATACAGTCGGATGAAGTATGGGGTATTCCGCTGGCGGAAGACCTGAACCAGACAGATCTGGAATTAAAGAAGCAGCAATGTAAAGCGGGTATTTTTAATATTGATGTCCGCGCCGACGGAGGCTTTCGCCGGAGGTTTTATCCTACCGGCTATGGCTATGTGTATTATGAGAACGGCCGGTTTTATGATTATACCGGTCATTCCGTTGGGCTCTCGTCATCGGTGCCGGAATGGGAAGGTGCTAACGGAGCGATCTATCAGATCGACGGTTTTCTGAAACCGATCGACAAAATAAGTGATACGCTTACCGTTTACAGCGTAATGAAAAAACAACCGGACCTTTCCCTGTTTACCACGGCACTGGACCGTTCGGGTATCGCCTCACAACTGCAGCTGACGGGCTTTTTCAGCTATACGGTACTGGCGCCTACCAACCAGGCGATAACAACCGCCGGGATCGACGTAGCAGGAATGAGCACCGATGCGGCCCGGACGTTTGTACAGTCATATGTGATCCCCAACCGGTATGTATTTACAGACGGAGAATTTAACGGTCAGATCGCCGATAAGAATAATGCAATGCTGCAGATCAGCGGCGCCTGGCAAACATTTACTGTCAGGAACGGGGCCGGTAAAACGATCACACCTGCTGTTGCCAATATCCAGGGAAATAATGGGGTTATTCATAAAGTGAACAGTGTATTTTAA
- a CDS encoding MFS transporter, with amino-acid sequence MKTRNINPWVVVGLLWFVGLLNYLDRQMLATMRPAMEMDIASLQSAENFGILMSVFLWIYGIMSPVSGVIADRLNRKWLIVISLFIWSAVTYGMGFADTFEELKWLRAVMGFSEAIYIPAALSLIADYHGSKTRSLAVGIHMTGLYVGQALGGFGATIAQAYTWHSTFHLFGIVGIVYALILAFFLKEKRTVAVQEPTTGNGGFKPLGGIAWLLGNLSFWVVLLYFAIPSLPGWATKNWLPTLFSESLSLDMSVAGPIATITIALSSFIGVILGGIVSDRWVQRNIKARVYTSAAGVLLTVPAVIILGYGHTSFALIAAGVLFGIGFGVFDANNMPILCQFVPSRFRATGYGLMNMTGVFFGAFITSFLGKSSDAGHLGRDFALMAGVVLFVVVLQLLVLKPRHQELP; translated from the coding sequence ATGAAGACCAGGAATATAAACCCGTGGGTAGTTGTTGGATTGCTTTGGTTTGTCGGTTTGCTGAATTATCTGGACCGCCAGATGCTGGCAACAATGCGTCCTGCAATGGAAATGGATATCGCTTCCCTGCAAAGTGCGGAAAATTTCGGGATACTGATGTCCGTTTTTCTGTGGATATACGGGATAATGAGCCCGGTATCCGGTGTGATCGCAGACCGGCTGAACAGGAAATGGTTAATTGTTATCAGTTTATTTATCTGGTCGGCCGTTACCTACGGAATGGGGTTTGCAGATACCTTTGAAGAGCTGAAGTGGCTGCGGGCCGTTATGGGTTTCAGCGAGGCGATTTATATTCCTGCTGCGCTGTCACTGATCGCCGACTATCATGGTTCAAAAACCCGGTCGCTGGCTGTAGGTATTCACATGACCGGTTTATATGTAGGGCAGGCACTGGGTGGCTTTGGTGCTACAATAGCGCAGGCCTATACCTGGCACAGTACTTTTCATCTGTTCGGGATCGTTGGCATTGTATATGCATTGATCCTGGCGTTTTTTCTGAAAGAAAAAAGAACGGTTGCCGTGCAGGAGCCCACAACAGGCAATGGCGGGTTTAAACCATTGGGTGGAATCGCCTGGCTGCTGGGCAATCTTTCTTTCTGGGTGGTACTGCTTTATTTTGCCATACCAAGTCTGCCCGGGTGGGCTACAAAGAACTGGCTGCCCACGTTGTTTTCAGAAAGCCTGAGCCTGGATATGTCCGTAGCAGGGCCCATCGCAACAATAACCATAGCCTTGTCTTCCTTTATAGGCGTTATTCTCGGGGGCATTGTTTCGGACAGATGGGTGCAGCGGAATATAAAAGCACGAGTTTATACGAGTGCCGCAGGTGTATTGCTGACGGTTCCCGCTGTAATTATTTTAGGATACGGGCATACGTCATTTGCATTGATTGCTGCAGGAGTTCTTTTCGGGATCGGCTTCGGTGTCTTTGATGCGAACAACATGCCCATTCTTTGCCAGTTCGTTCCTTCAAGATTCCGGGCCACCGGGTATGGACTGATGAATATGACCGGTGTATTTTTTGGAGCGTTTATCACCAGCTTTCTGGGAAAATCGAGCGATGCCGGTCATCTGGGAAGGGACTTTGCATTAATGGCGGGTGTTGTATTGTTTGTGGTGGTACTGCAGCTGCTGGTATTGAAACCCAGGCACCAGGAGTTGCCTTAG
- a CDS encoding sialate O-acetylesterase encodes MRNSFFLLLFVCACGLRSNARIQLPAIIGNGMVLQQKSLVPVWGKAKANYMIKVRPSWESHTYSVRSDSRGAWKVLIKTPEAGGPYTLTFTDDEEITLKDILVGEVWLCSGQSNMEMPMTGYSNQPILNSNDAIAAAGNKSLRLFHVPHAVSLTPEYDCAGEWETAAPAAAAGFSAVGFQFGKRLQEILNVPVGIIQSTWGGTPVEAWMNREGVQLFGGRTIAIPAGEEKPDRLKPTCLYNGMISPVQGFGIKGFLWYQGEANVSRPSEYAALMQLMVEGWRKSWQNDSLFFYYVQIAPWNYGARKDSTPYLREAQYNALSKVPKSGMVVSMDKGSATTIHPPDKTTISNRLLYWALGDAYQVKGIAYQSPYFEKMQIRKDTITLAFKNAANGFYSSGTAIAGFEVAGKDKKFFPATARIFKKAIEVSSGSVKEPQAVRYAFTDLVEGNLYNTEGLPVAPFRTDNW; translated from the coding sequence ATGAGAAATTCTTTCTTTCTGTTGCTTTTTGTTTGTGCATGTGGTTTAAGATCAAATGCGCGGATTCAGCTGCCTGCTATCATTGGGAATGGAATGGTATTGCAGCAAAAGTCCCTGGTTCCGGTCTGGGGGAAAGCGAAGGCCAACTACATGATAAAGGTGCGGCCTTCCTGGGAGTCGCACACCTATTCCGTGCGCTCCGATAGCCGGGGCGCCTGGAAGGTACTGATCAAAACCCCGGAAGCAGGCGGACCTTACACGCTTACATTCACTGATGATGAGGAAATAACATTAAAAGATATCCTGGTGGGGGAAGTATGGTTATGCTCGGGACAATCCAATATGGAAATGCCGATGACGGGTTACTCCAATCAACCCATACTAAACTCCAATGATGCGATTGCTGCTGCCGGAAACAAATCACTGCGCCTCTTCCATGTTCCGCATGCGGTTTCGCTGACGCCGGAGTATGATTGTGCGGGAGAGTGGGAAACGGCTGCACCGGCTGCTGCTGCAGGCTTCAGCGCGGTGGGCTTCCAGTTTGGAAAAAGGCTGCAGGAAATATTGAATGTTCCCGTAGGGATCATTCAGTCGACCTGGGGCGGCACTCCTGTGGAAGCCTGGATGAACCGGGAAGGCGTTCAGCTTTTTGGAGGCAGAACAATAGCAATACCGGCCGGAGAGGAAAAGCCCGACCGTCTTAAACCTACCTGTCTGTATAACGGGATGATCAGCCCGGTACAGGGATTCGGGATAAAAGGATTTCTTTGGTATCAGGGGGAGGCGAATGTTTCACGGCCGTCGGAATATGCCGCACTTATGCAGCTGATGGTTGAAGGATGGCGGAAGTCATGGCAAAATGATAGTTTGTTCTTCTATTATGTACAGATCGCTCCCTGGAACTATGGTGCGCGGAAAGATTCGACACCTTATCTGAGAGAAGCGCAATACAACGCCCTGTCAAAGGTCCCCAAAAGCGGAATGGTGGTGAGCATGGATAAAGGCAGCGCCACAACGATTCATCCGCCCGATAAAACGACCATCAGCAACCGCCTGCTGTACTGGGCCTTGGGGGATGCTTACCAGGTAAAGGGGATCGCTTACCAGAGCCCTTATTTCGAAAAGATGCAAATCCGGAAGGATACTATAACGCTTGCATTTAAAAATGCAGCCAACGGATTTTATTCTTCCGGTACGGCTATTGCCGGTTTTGAAGTTGCGGGAAAGGATAAAAAGTTCTTTCCGGCTACGGCCCGGATCTTCAAAAAGGCGATCGAGGTCAGCAGCGGATCTGTAAAAGAACCACAGGCGGTACGCTATGCTTTTACCGATCTGGTGGAGGGCAATCTTTATAATACGGAAGGATTGCCGGTAGCGCCTTTCAGAACCGATAACTGGTAA
- a CDS encoding galactose oxidase translates to MILTAQNTSLFTYWGTLDKIPDTVGFAGSFAGVSNQALIVAGGANFPGKGAPWLGTKKVWYDDIFVLKDPAGKWERAGRLPQPLGYGVSISSKEGLIIIGGSNASGHFSDVYNLKYKQGSVTVASLPSLPVTLANSCGTLAGDCIYVLGGLVGPDDPETKRLFLCLDLKDLKKGWIELPELPGPSRMLAVAAAVDQTFFVFSGTTLEQGKRNYLRDAYCYNKTDGWKRLEDMPAATVAAPSPAYSDRNGIYVFGGDDGSLAGSDLRDRHPGFSRDILQFSLKTQQWEVIGKIPVAIRSDAVEAPNESRWAPVTTTLAVWNNALIIPGGEVRPGTRTPNVLTVKLKARKQDRE, encoded by the coding sequence ATGATTTTGACTGCTCAAAATACAAGTCTGTTTACCTATTGGGGAACGTTGGATAAGATTCCTGACACTGTAGGATTCGCCGGTTCTTTTGCAGGTGTTTCCAACCAGGCACTGATCGTGGCCGGAGGTGCAAATTTTCCCGGTAAGGGCGCTCCCTGGCTGGGCACTAAAAAGGTCTGGTATGATGATATATTTGTTTTAAAAGATCCGGCGGGGAAATGGGAACGTGCAGGCAGACTGCCCCAACCACTGGGATATGGGGTTTCCATATCCTCAAAAGAAGGACTGATCATCATTGGCGGCAGTAATGCGTCCGGTCATTTTTCGGATGTATACAACCTCAAATACAAGCAGGGCTCGGTAACTGTAGCGTCACTGCCGTCTTTACCTGTTACACTGGCAAACAGCTGCGGTACACTGGCCGGTGATTGTATCTATGTGTTGGGAGGGCTGGTGGGGCCTGATGACCCCGAAACAAAGCGTCTGTTCCTGTGCCTGGATCTTAAGGATCTTAAAAAAGGCTGGATAGAGCTTCCGGAACTGCCGGGCCCTTCGAGAATGCTGGCTGTAGCAGCAGCTGTTGATCAGACATTTTTTGTTTTCAGCGGTACCACGCTGGAGCAGGGTAAACGGAACTATTTGCGGGATGCATATTGTTATAACAAAACCGATGGCTGGAAGCGCCTGGAAGACATGCCTGCTGCTACTGTTGCCGCCCCTTCTCCTGCATACAGTGACCGCAATGGCATTTATGTTTTTGGCGGAGACGACGGAAGCCTTGCCGGGAGCGATCTGAGGGACCGGCATCCGGGATTTTCCAGGGATATCCTGCAGTTTAGTTTAAAAACGCAACAATGGGAGGTTATCGGAAAGATACCGGTGGCGATCCGCTCCGATGCAGTTGAAGCACCCAACGAAAGCAGATGGGCCCCGGTTACCACAACGCTTGCGGTCTGGAACAATGCACTTATTATCCCGGGCGGGGAAGTGCGGCCGGGAACGCGAACGCCCAATGTACTGACCGTAAAATTAAAGGCGCGGAAGCAGGATCGGGAGTAA